TGGTGGAAATAAAGCTTTTCGACTTGCGGGAGCCGCAAGAGGACATCAGGGTGGAGCCCGACAGTACCCCCATGACGCGCAAGAAATCCCTTCGCTTCATCCGACGCTCCCTCTACTTGTGGCAGGTGGCGCAGTCCCGGGGCGCTCCCCGGGCCAGGTGGCAGGATACGCACCACCCCATTTCCAGCGAGCCCACTCTGCGGATCTTTTTCATCGCCCCCACCATCCCGTGGCAGTTTTCGCAGTCCACCCCCGCTTTGACATGCCGCTTGTGGGAAAAGTAGACGTGTTCCGGCAAGGAGTAGACCCGCACCCATTCCACGGGCCGTTTCTCCTCGTAATGCCGGGTGAGCTTCCGGATCTCCTCCCTCTCCGTCGCGATCGCCCTGTGGCAGGACATGCATTTTTCCAAGGGCGGAGCACCCGCGTGCCTCGAGCGGTCGACGAAGATATGGCAGAAATTACAGGGCAGATTCAGTTTCGACACATGGATCGTGTGGGGAAAGGCGATCGGCTGGTCCGGGGCCTGTCCCCCCCGATACCAGGAATATCCCAAGGCCGCCGTGATCAGGAGAAGCGCCCCGAAATACGCGGACACGGCGATCCGGATGGCCGTTTTTCTCAGATTCCCCTCCAATGTTCCCTTCCCCATCGGGGATGGTTCACGACGACCCGCCGCCCTTCCTCTGCCCGACCAGCCACCTGGCGACGGCATCGATCTCTTCCTCCGGGAGCCCGAGCTGCGGCATGGACGGGTAGTCGGGGTTCACCTTGACGGGCTTTCGGATGAATCCTTTCAGTTTTTCCACGTCGCCGCCGTACTTCGGCACCACCTCGTTGAGGGGCGGTCCGACAACCCGGATGTCGAGCCGGTGGCAGCCCGCGCAGATTTTCTCGAATACGGCCTTCCCCGTTTCCGCCCCCGCCTGGCCGGCCGCAACGGGCCCTTCCCGAGGCGCCTCTTTTACGTGTTCCGCCTCGGCCGCCGGCGCCTGCATGGCCAGGAAGGCGATCCGGTCCCCGTAGGCGTTTCCGACCGCCGCATTGTCGTGCAGGAGCACCGTGAAAAAGATCAGGACATAGAGTGCGATTACCCGTGGCCCCAGCCGAGCTTCCCCCTTCCCGGAGGGAAATGAGAGAACCAGGC
The genomic region above belongs to Candidatus Deferrimicrobiaceae bacterium and contains:
- a CDS encoding cytochrome c3 family protein; this translates as MEGNLRKTAIRIAVSAYFGALLLITAALGYSWYRGGQAPDQPIAFPHTIHVSKLNLPCNFCHIFVDRSRHAGAPPLEKCMSCHRAIATEREEIRKLTRHYEEKRPVEWVRVYSLPEHVYFSHKRHVKAGVDCENCHGMVGAMKKIRRVGSLEMGWCVSCHLARGAPRDCATCHK